A part of Rattus rattus isolate New Zealand chromosome 4, Rrattus_CSIRO_v1, whole genome shotgun sequence genomic DNA contains:
- the Cldn8 gene encoding claudin-8, whose product MATYALQMAALVLGGVGMVGTVAVTIMPQWRVSAFIESNIVVFENRWEGLWMNCMRHANIRMQCKVYDSLLALSPDLQASRGLMCAASVLSFLAFMTAILGMKCTRCTGEDENVKSRILLTAGIIFFITGLVVLIPVSWVANAIIRDFYNPLVDVAQKRELGEALYIGWTTALVLIAGGALFCCVFCCTERSNSYKYSVPSHRTTQRSFHAGKRSPSIYSKSQYV is encoded by the coding sequence ATGGCAACCTACGCTCTTCAAATGGCTGCCCTGGTGCTTGGTGGTGTTGGCATGGTGGGCACAGTGGCTGTGACGATCATGCCTCAGTGGAGAGTATCTGCCTTCATCGAAAGTAACATTGTGGTGTTTGAGAACCGCTGGGAAGGTTTGTGGATGAACTGCATGAGGCATGCCAACATCAGAATGCAGTGCAAGGTCTACGACTCCCTGCTGGCTCTTAGTCCAGACCTCCAGGCATCCAGAGGACTGATGTGTGCTGCGTCTGTCCTGTCCTTCTTGGCTTTCATGACAGCCATCCTCGGAATGAAGTGCACCAGGTGCACCGGGGAGGACGAGAACGTGAAGAGCCGCATCTTGCTGACGGCTGGAATCATCTTCTTCATCACCGGCTTGGTTGTGCTCATCCCTGTCAGCTGGGTTGCCAATGCCATCATCAGAGACTTCTACAACCCGCTGGTGGATGTGGCCCAAAAGCGCGAGCTTGGTGAAGCCCTCTACATAGGCTGGACCACGGCGCTGGTGCTGATCGCCGGAGGAGCACTGTTCTGTTGCGTGTTTTGCTGTACTGAAAGGAGTAACAGTTACAAGTACTCGGTACCATCCCATCGCACCACTCAAAGGAGTTTCCACGCCGGAAAGAGATCCCCGAGCATATACTCCAAAAGTCAgtatgtgtag